One window of Bombus pyrosoma isolate SC7728 unplaced genomic scaffold, ASM1482585v1 HiC_scaffold_4726, whole genome shotgun sequence genomic DNA carries:
- the LOC122577515 gene encoding secreted RxLR effector protein 161-like, whose translation MKDLGEVKTYLEINIEYDHKKCEMKLDQSSYIESLAKQYNIENSKLYSTPMEQNLSLEPAQSVSDNVRHRNLIGALLYISIGTRLDVSYSVNYLSRFQNSYDKTHYKYALRILKYLYLTRKLKLTYKRNLNAEAIDCFVDADWAGDKVDRKSTTGFIIRSFGNAIYWKSKKQSSVTKSSTAAEYVALSEAVSEIKFVRKLLKDFRIMIETPIKIYEDNSGAIAISKLGN comes from the coding sequence ATGAAGGACTTAGGTGAAGTAAAGACTTACTTAGAGATAAACATCGAATACGATCATAAGAAATGTGAGATGAAATTAGATCAAAGTAGTTATATAGAGTCTTTAGcgaaacaatataatatagaaaatagtaAGCTATATTCTACACCAATGGAACAAAACTTAAGTTTAGAACCCGCACAATCAGTATCAGACAATGTAAGACATAGAAATCTCATAGGAGCTTTATTGTATATTAGTATTGGAACAAGATTAGACGTTAGCTATAGTGTAAACTATTTAAGTCGATTTCAAAACAGTTACGACAAGACCCATTATAAATATGCATTGAGAATTCTGAAATACTTGTATTTGActaggaaattaaaattaacttatAAAAGAAATCTAAATGCTGAAGCTATCGATTGTTTTGTTGACGCTGATTGGGCTGGAGATAAAGTAGATAGAAAGTCCACTACGGGCTTTATCATAAGATCTTTCGGGAACGCAATTTACTGGAAATCAAAAAAACAAAGTAGCGTAACAAAATCATCAACAGCCGCCGAGTATGTAGCTTTATCAGAAGCTGTgagcgaaattaaatttgtaagaaaattgttaaaagattTCAGAATAATGATAGAGAcaccaataaaaatttacgaagATAATTCTGGAGCGATTGCAATATCAAAATTAGGAAACtaa